Genomic DNA from Thermobifida alba:
GACGCCCCGGTCGGCGAGGTCGTCCGGCAGGCTCCCCCAGTCGGCGGCCGTGCCCAGCGGACTGTGCAGCAGCACCGGGCAGAGCCGCCCGAGCGGCCCGGTCACGGCCGGGGCCGGGTGGACTCGGTGACCCAGGCGAGGTACTCGGGGTTGCCGCCCTCGACGGGGACGGCGACGATCTCGGGGACCTCGTAGGAGTGCCGGTCGACCAGGAGCGCGGTCAGTTCGGCCAGCCGGTCGTCGGCGGTCTTGAACACGATCCGCCACTCCTCGTCGGCGTGGATGCTGCCCTCCCACCGGTAGACGCTGGTGATGGGGCCGCTGATCTGGGCGCAGGCGGCCAGGCGGGCGTCCACCGCCGCGTCGGCCAGTGCCCGGGCCTCCTCGCTGCTGCCCGCGGTGACCTCGACCCGCACGTGACCGACGCCGCTCTCGATGTGCGTCAAAGCGCGCTCCCTCGACTGCCCGACGGTGTCCGGCACGCTCTAGGCTCGCAGCCATGAGCGACCGTGACGATCTTCTGCGACAGATCAACGATAAGGCCGTCGTGCACGGCAGGGTGATCCTGTCCTCGGGTGCCGAGGCCGACTACTACGTGGACCTGCGCCGGGTCACCCTGGACGGGCAGAGCGCGCCGCTGGTGGGGCGGGTGATGCTGGAGGCGACCGCCGACCTGGACTACGAGGCGGTGGGCGGGTTGACGCTGGGCGCGGACCCGGTGGCCACGGCCATGCTGCACGCGGCGGCGGCGCGGGGGCGGCGCCTGGACGCGTTCGTGGTGCGCAAGGAGGGCAAGGCACACGGGTTGCAGCGCCGTATCGAGGGGCCCGACGTCCGCGGTCGCCGGGTGCTCGCGGTGGAGGACACCTCGACCACCGGGGGGTCGGTGTTGACGGCCGTGACCGCGTTGCGTGAGGCGGGTGCCGAGGTGGTCGGCGTGGCCGTGATCGTGGATCGGGGGGCGCGGGACCGGATCGTCGGCGAGGGGCTGCCCTACCGGGCCGCCTACACGCTGGACGACCTGGACGTCTGACCGTCCGTCGGGCCCTGCCGGGGCAGGGCCTAGTCGGCCTCGGCCGTGAAGGTGTAGCCGGGCTCCTCTCCGCTGACGTCCTTCGGTTCACCGTTGACGTGCACCTCGACCGCTGAGGGGGTGCCCAGGGTCACGTCCATGCGGGGCTTGTCGTAGGAGACGTACTCGCCCCGGGTCATGGTCGTGTCGATGAGCACCTCGCCTCCGGGTACTCGTACGAGGACGTCGCTGGATTCCCCCACCACCCGGATGTGCAGCACTTTCTGCTCCTCGGCGGCGGGCTGCGAGGGCTCGGCGAGGGAGCCGGACTCGCTGGGCACCAAGACGTCGCTGTTGCCGGGAAGAGAGCGGTAGAAGAAGTATCCGCCCAATACAATGAGGATGACCAGCAGCGCGATCGCTCCGGCGATCGCGAGTGCCTGGCCGATGCCTCTCGGGTCATTGCGGTGTCGTCCCACGCTGCTGAATGTAGCGCGAATCACCCATAACAATCGACAGGGGCATGAGCTTCTTCTTTTCCGCCCGTCGGCGCGGGGCCCGCTCCCGCCGCGTCCGCCACTCCCCGTGTCCGTCCGGGCCGCTGTTGCGCACGGGAGGCGTTCACGGCATTGTGGTCTAGACCTTTCGTGACGGACACGCCCTCCAGAGCGCCGGGCGGGTGACCGCCGGAAACCCGTCGTGGAAAAATCGAGGTGACGGAACCATCCGAAACCGCTCCGTCACCACTCCAGGCCAATCAGGGGAGTCAACACCATGCCTATCGCAACGCCTGAGGTCTACGCCGAGATGCTGAGCCGGGCGAAGGCCCAGGGCTTCGCCTACCCGGCGATCAACGTGACGTCGAGCCAGACCCTGCACGCGGCCCTGCGCGGTTTCGCCGAGGCTGAGAGCGACGGCATCGTGCAGATCTCCACCGGCGGCGCCGAGTTCCTGTCCGGCACGACCGTCAAGGACATGGTCACCGGCGCGGTGGCCTTCGCCGAGTACGCCCGGGTCGTGGCCGACAAGTACCCGGTGAACATCGCGCTGCACACCGACCACTGCCCGAAGGAGAAGCTCGACAGCTTCGTGCGCCCGCTGCTGCAGATCTCCAAGGAGCGCGTGGCCAGGGGACAGGAGCCGCTGTTCCAGTCGCACATGTGGGACGGCTCCGCGGTGGAGCTTGAGGAGAACCTGCAGATCGCCGAGGAGCTGCTGGCCGCCTCCAAGGAGGCCCGCACCATCCTGGAGATCGAGGTCGGCGTCGTCGGCGGTGAGGAGGACGGCATCGTCGGCGAGTTCAACGAGAAGCTGTACACCACGCCCGGCGACGGCCTGCGCACCGCCGAGGTGCTCGGCCTCGGCGAGAAGGGCTACTACATCGCCGCGCTGACCTTCGGCAACGTGCACGGCGTGTACAAGCCGGGCTTCGTGAAGCTGCGTCCCTCCGTGCTCAAGGACATCCAGGAGGCGGTGGGCGCCAAGTACGGCAAGGAGAAGCCGTTCGACCTGGTCTTCCACGGCGGCTCCGGGTCCAGCGTCGAGGAGATCCACGAGGCGATCTCCTACGGCGTGGTGAAGATGAACATCGACACCGACACCCAGTACGCGTTCACCCGGCCCATCGTCGACCACATCATGAAGAACTACGACGGTGTGCTGAAGGTCGACGGCGACGTCGGCAACAAGAAGGCCTACGACCCGCGGTCCTACGGCAAGGCCGCCGAGGCGGGCATGGCCGCCCGCGTCGTCGAGGCCGCGCAGCAGCTGAAGTCCGCCGGCACCCGCATGAAGTAGCCGGCGCGGAGTACTCCGCGGCACGGGGCCCCCGGACCACGGCTTCCGGGGGCCCCGTCGGTGTCGGCTCTCCCGGGCGCCCCCTGGCAGGATGGGGGGCATGGAGCTGAAGCAGAACCTGCTGGGCGGTCCGCCGCCCACCGAGCTGCCCGACCTGCCGGAGGCGCGCGAGGCCCTGGCCGCGGGGACCGATCCGGCCGAGGTCGCGGCGCGCTTCCCCGAGTACTCGGCGGCCTGGGCCGCGCTCGCCGAACGCGCCTACGAGGCGGGTGAGGACATCGCCGCCTACGCCTACGCGCGCACCGGCTACCACCGGGGCCTGGACCAGTTGCGCCGCAACGGGTGGAAGGGGCACGGCCCGATCCCGTGGGAGCACGAGCCCAACCGCGGCTTCCTGCGTTCGCTGTACTACCTCGGCAAGGCCGCCGAGGCGATCGAGGAGACCGAGGAGGCGCAGCGGTGCGCCGCCTTCCTGCGGGACAGCAGCGAGACCGCGGCCCGGGAACTCCAGGGCTGACCGCGGAGCCGCAGGTCCGCCGGACGCGGTCCCCGCTTCGGCCTCTGAGCGGGACTTACCGGTCGTGTAACCTCTATGTGCAAGAGCCCCTGCCGCTTCTTGCGCCAGGGGCTTCGGCACGTCCGGGGCAGGTCTCGGTCCGATTCGAGGAATGAAGAGGTAGACGGCGATGCCGGCGATCACGCTCGTTGGGGCCCAGTGGGGTGACGAGGGGAAGGGGAAGGCGACCGACCTTGTCGGTGACCGCGTCGACTACGTGGTCCGTTACCAGGGCGGCAACAACGCCGGCCACACCGTGGTCATCGGCGACCAGAAATACGCCCTGCACCTGCTGCCGTCGGGCATCCTCTCCCCCGGCGTCGTCCCGGTGATCGCCAACGGCGTCGTCATCGACCCGGCGGTGCTGTTCGAGGAGCTCGACGGGCTGATCGCGCGCGGCGTCGACGTCTCGCGCCTGCTCATCTCGGCCAACGCGCACCTGATCATGCCCTACCACCGGGCGCTGGACAAGGTCAGCGAGCGCTTCCTGGGCAAGGGCCGCATCGGTACCACCGGCCGCGGCATCGGCCCGACCTACGCCGACAAGACCTCCCGGGCGGGCGTGCGCGTGCAGGACATGTTCGACGCCAAGATCCTGCGCAAGAAGCTGGAGCTGGCGCTCAACGACAAGAACCAGATCCTCACCAAGGTGTACAACCGCCGCGGCCTGGACGTGGAGCGCATCCTCGACGAGTACCTGGGCTACGCCGAGAAGATCCGCCCCTACGTCGCCGACACCGCGCTGGTGCTGAACCGGGCGCTGGACGAGGGCAAGACCGTGTTCCTGGAGGGGTCGCAGGGCACCCTGCTGGACATCGACCACGGCACCTACCCGTTCGTCACCTCCTCCTCCCCCACCGCGGGCGGCGCGTGCGCGGGCTCCGGTATCGGCCCCACCCGCATCACCAAGGTCATCGGCATCCTGAAGTCCTACACCACCCGCGTCGGCTCGGGGCCGTTCCCCACCGAGCTGGAGGACGAGTGGGGCGAGTGGCTGCGCACCCAGGGCCACGAGTACGGCGTCACCACGGGACGCAACCGCCGCTGCGGCTGGTTCGACGCGCCGATCGCCCGCTACGCCGCCCGGATCAACGGCATCACCGACTTCTTCCTCACCAAGCTGGACGTGCTGTCGGGGCTGGAGCGCATCCCGGTGTGCGTGGCCTACGACATCGACGGCGTGCGGCACGACGAGCTGCCCATGACGCAGACGGAGTTCCACCACGCCAAGCCGGTCTACGAGTACCTGGACGGCTGGGACGAGGACATCACCGGCGCGCGGTCCTTCGACGAGCTGCCGAAGAACGCGCAGGCGTACGTGCGGGCGCTGGAGGAGATGTCGGGGGCGCCGATCTCGGCCATCGGGGTCGGGCCGGGCCGCGACCAGACCCTGGAGCTGCGTCCCCTCGTGTAGCCGTCGTCCCGCGGGGCGCCACCCCGCTCCGCGGACCGGCGCGGCGCCCCCGAAACGCCGCGCTGCTTTCCCCTTTCCCCCATCGAAACCAATAGGGTCCATTGCTGTGAAAGCCCTCGTGATCGGCGGCGGAGGCCGCGAACACGCGCTGGTGCGCGCGTTGTCCCTCGACCCCGGTGTGACCAGCCTGCACTGCGCCCCCGGCAACCCGGGGACCTCGGAGCTGGCGGAGAACCACGTCATCAACGCCACCGACGGACTGGCCGTCACCGAGCTGGCCGCGCGCATCGGCGCGGAGCTGGTGGTGATCGGCCCGGAGGCTCCGCTGGTGGCCGGTGTCGCCGACGAGCTGCGGCGGCGCGGCATCCCGGTGTTCGGCCCCGACCGGGAGGCGGCCCGCATCGAAGGCTCCAAGGCGTTCGCCAAGGAGGTGATGGCGGCGGCGGGCGTGCCCACCGCCGAGGCGCGGGTGTGCCGCACGGCCTCCCAGGTCTCCGAGGCCCTGGACCTGTTCGGCCCGCCGTACGTGGTCAAGGACGACGGGCTGGCCGCGGGCAAGGGCGTCGTGGTCACCGAGGACCGGGCGCTCGCCGAACGGCACGCCCAGGAGTGCGGCCGGGTCGTCATCGAGGAGTACCTGGACGGCCCCGAGGTGTCGCTGTTCGCGCTCAGCGACGGACGCAACACGGTGCCGCTGCTGCCCGCGCAGGACTTCAAGCGCGCCCACGACGGCGACCGGGGGCCCAACACCGGCGGCATGGGCGCCTACGCGCCGCTGCCGTGGGCTCCGTCCGGCCTCGTGGACGAGGTCATGGAGACCGTGGTGCGGCCCACCGTCGCGGAGCTGGCCCGGCGCGGCACCCCCTACCAGGGGCTGCTGTACGCGGGGCTGGCGCTGACCTCGCGCGGGGTGCGGGTGGTGGAGTTCAACGCCCGCTTCGGCGACCCGGAGACCCAGGTGGTGCTGGACCGGCTGGCGACACCGCTGGGCGCGCTGCTGCAGGCCACCGACACCGGGAACCTGGGCGGGGTGTCGGCCCTGGAGTGGCGTCCGGGCGCGGCCGTGACCGTGGTGGTCGCCGCGGAGGGCTACCCGGCCGACCCGGTCAAGGGCGACCTGGTGGGCGGGCTGGCGGAGGCCAACGCCGTGGAGGGCGCCTACGTGCTGCACGCGGGCACCGCGTGGCAGGGGGTGAGCGACGTCAGGTCCAACGGCGGCCGGGTGCTGAGCGTGGTCGGCTCGGGCGCCGACCTCGCCGAGGCGCGGCGGCGCGCCTACGAGGCGGTGTCCAGGATCGAGCTGCGCGGTTCGTTCCACCGCACCGACATCGCGGAGAAGGCGGCGCTGGGGCAGCTCTGACCGGCGGTTCGCGGCGTGCCGCCCCGGCCCGGCGGCCGGGGCGGACCCGGGTCCGCGGTCCCGGGTCCGCCGAACTCGTCACCGTCCGCCCCGCTTCCCGGCGCTCTGCGACAATGGGAGGGTGATCGAGCGCTACACCCTTCCGGAAATGGGGCGCGTCTTCAGCGACGCCCACAAGTACGAGCTCTGGTGCCAGGTGGAGACCCTGGTCATGGAGGCCCACGCGGCGGCCGGGACGATCCCCGCCGACGCGGTGGAGCCGGTCCGCCAGGCTCCTCCGCCCACGCCCGAGCGGGTGGCCGAGATCGAGGCGGTGACCCAGCACGACGTCATCGCGTTCCTGACCGCGTGGGCCGACAACACCGAGCCGCGGGAGGCCGCCAAGTGGGTGCACTTCGGCATGACCTCCTCCGACCTGCTGGACACGGCGCTGGCCGCGCAGCTGGTGGAGGCCACCGACGTGCTGCTGGCCAAGGCCGACGAGCTGGTGGCGGTGCTGCGCGACCACGCCCTGGAGCACCGCGAGACGCTGCGGGTGGGCCGCACCCACGGCATCCACGCCGAACCCGACGTGTGGGGCCACCGGGTGGCGGACTTCGCGTTCGGCATGGCGCGCTCCCGCGACCGGCTGCGGCGCGCCCGCGAGGCCGTGGGTGTGATGGCGATCTCCGGTCCGGTGGGCACCTACTCCAACATCGACCCCCGGGTCGAGGACTACGTCGCCGAGAAGCTGGGGCTGCGTCCGGCGGACGTGTCCACCCAGGTGGTGCTGCGTGACGGCATCTCCGAGTGGGTGAGCGCGCTGGCGGTCGTCGCGACCGTCTGCGAGGCGATCGCGCTGGAGGTCCGGCACGGCCAGCGCACCGAGGTGCGGGAGCTGTGGGAGCCGTTCGGCAAGGGGCAGAAGGGCTCCAGCGCCATGCCCCACAAGAAGAACCCGATCCTGTCGGAGCGCATCTGCGGCATGGCGCGGATCGTGCGCGCCCAGATCGTGCCGGTCATGGAGGGCATCCCGCTCTGGCACGAACGTGACATCTCTCACTCCTCCACCGAGCGGATCGCGCTGCCGGACGCCGCCATCGCCACCGACTACCTGCTGCATCTGACCACCCGCCTGGTGCGTGGTCTGGTCGTGGACACCGAGCGGATGCGGTACAACCTGGACTCCACCAACGGCCTGATCTACTCCTCCACGGTGGTCTCCGAGCTGATCGAGACCGGTCTGTCCCGGGAGGACGTCTACGCGCTGGTGCAGTCCGCCGCGATGCGCACCTGGGAGACCGGGGTCGCCTTCCGGCAGTCCCTGCGGGAGCGGGCCGCCGAGAGCGGCGTGGAGCTGGACGAGGCGCGGCTGGACGAGGTGTGCCGGCCGGAGCGGTTCGTCCGCCGTCTGGACCGGGTCTTCGACCGGTTGAAGAACCTGAGCTGAGCCGCCGTCCCGGGCCGTTCGCGCCGCCGGCGGCTCTGCCGGCGGCGCCCCCACGCAGATCGGAAAGACCACGATGAGCGGTTTTGTCGCCAAGCCGGTGCCCGTCGAGGTGCCGGGCCTCACCCACCTGCACACCGGCAAGGTGCGGGACCTGTACGCCACCGGGTCGGGGGAGCTGGTCATGGTGGCCAGCGACCGGGTCTCGGCCTTCGACTGGGTGCTGCCCACCGAGATCCCCGACAAGGGGCGGCTGCTCACCCAGTTGTCGCTGTGGTGGTTCGACCAGCTGTCCGACCTGGTGGACAACCACGTGATCTCGGACACTCCCCCGCCGGGTGCTCCGGAGGACTGGGCGGGGCGCACCCTGGTCTGCCGCCGGCTCGACATGGTGCCGGTGGAGTGCGTGGCACGCGGCTACCTGACCGGCTCCGGGCTGAGCGAGTACACCGCCACCGGGTCGGTGTGCGGGGTGCCGCTGCCCGGGGGGCTGGTGGACGGGTCCCGGCTGGACCGGGCGATCTTCACCCCGGCGATCAAGGCCGAGGTGGGCGAGCACGACGAGAACGTCTCGTTCGACACCGTGGCAGAGCTGCACGGCCCGGCGCTGGCGGCCCGGCTGCGGGAGCTGACCCTGGACCTGTACGAGCGGGGCCGGGCGGTCGCCGAGGAGCGCGGCATCCTGCTGGCCGACACCAAGTTCGAGTTCGGGCGGGACGCCGACGGCTCGCTGGTGCTGGCCGACGAGGTCTTCACGCCCGACTCGTCGCGGTTCTGGCCGAAGGAGGAGTGGCGTCCGGGCCGGGCGCAGCCCTCGTTCGACAAGCAGATCATCCGTGACTGGCTGGCCTCCCCCGCCTCGGGCTGGGACCGCGCCGCGGAGACGCCGCCCCCGCCGCTCCCCGACGACGTGGTGGAGCACACCCGCGCCCGGTATGTCGAGGTGTTCGAGCGGTTGACCGGCCGAACCGCCGATTTCGTCCGGGATTCGCGACGTTGACGCAGGTGGGAGGGGGTTGTGTGGCTGATCGCGCAACGCCGCCCACCCGGGATTGTGCCCGTTTCGCACCGGTGCGACGTAAAGTGGTGCTCGGCGTCCTGAGCACCCCGAACAGGTGTGAAGTATCTACCGTGGCGCCGGAAAGCGTTATAGAACTACCCAAAGCCAGGAAATCGGCCACAGGTGGTGTGACCATGCCGTTGGACCTGTGATCACCGCGTCATCCGCGGACCGGGAAGTGCGTTGCCGCTGAGACGCAACGGAACGGCTGACACCAGTCCCCTTACTTGTCGGAACCCGCCGCGCACTTTCCTCGTCAGATACTTCGGGATCAGGTCACACCGGTAAGAACACCCTTGAATTTTTCTGCCTCACGAAGGAGCCAAAGAGCATGGGCCAGGAGGTTCGCTACCGCGTCCGCGGCGGTCATGCCCTGAACGGAACCGCGTTCATCCAGGGGGCGAAAAACGCTGTCTTGCCGATGATCGGCGCGGCCCTGCTCGCGTCCAAGGGCAGGACGGTGTTGCGGAACGTTCCCGTCATCGAAGACGTCCGTCGTGCTCTGGAACTCGCCGAGTACGTGGGCGCCAAGGTCGAGTTCCACGAGGCGGAGCGGACCATCGTCATCGACGCCACCCAGTTGAGCGATCCCTCGCGGGCGGTGCTGCCCGCGGCCATCGCGTCCCGCTTCCGCGGCTCCGTGCTCTTCGTCCCCGCGCTCATGCACCGCATGGGCCGCGCCCGCATCGAGGGCGTGGGCGGCTGCAACCTCGGCAGCCGCAACCTCGACTTCCACTACCGGGGCTTCGCCCGCCTGGGCGCCGAGGTGACCGAGGACCCCGAGCGCAACCACATCAACGTGCGCGCGGAGAACCTCCGGGGCGGCCGCCTCTACCTGGACACCCCGTCGCACACCGGCACCGAGAACCTGATCATGGCCGCGGTGCTCACCCCGGGCACCACCGTCATCGAGCACGCCGCGCTGGAGCCCGAGGTCCTCGACGTCATCGAGTTCCTGGGCAGCATGGGTGCCAAGATCAGCGGGGGCGGCACCGGCCTGATCACCGTCGAGGGGGTTCCCGAGCTCACCGCGGTCGAGCACACCGTCATGTCGGACCGGATCGACGCCGGCGTGTTCGCGATGATGACGGCGGCCACCGGCGGCGACGTCAGCCTGGTCGGGGCGAACCTGGACCACCTGGGCGTGGCCCGGTGGAAGCTGGAGCAGATGGGCGTCCAGTTCACCCAGCACGGCGCGGTCCTGCGGGTGCGCCGCGACCCCTCCGTGCCGCTGCGGCCGATCAACGCCGTCACCTCCCCGTTCCCCGGCTTCGCCACGGACCTGCAGTCGCCGCTGATGGCGCTGGCCACGCTGGCCGACGGGGAGAGCTACATCCACGAGGCCATCTACGACGGCCGGTTCGCGCTCGCCGACGAGCTCACCAAGATGGGCGCCAAGATCGAGGTCGACGGCACCCGCGCCATCGTGCACGGCCCCACCGTGCTGCGCGGCACCGAGGTCATCGCGCACGACCTGCGCAGCGGCGCGGCGGCGATCCTGGCGGGCCTGGTGGCCGAGGGCGAGACGATCGTGGCTCCCGCCTACCCGGTGGACCGCGGTCACTCGCAGTTCGCCACCCGCCTGTCGGCGCTGGGTGCCGATGTCGTCAGGGAAGAACACAACTAGCCCGGAAAGTCTGATTCACTGCGGGCGGGAAGAGTGCCTTCCCGCCCGCGTGTTTTGACGTTCTGGGGAAAACGATCTTCACTGGCTCTCAACAATGGGTACGATCGCGGCAATGCCGCGATGGAAAGAACATGGGTCGGGACCGGTGGGCGCACAGAGTGCAGAGCGTGAAACGGTAGCGGGGAGCAACCCGAGGTGAGTGCGCAACGTACTGGCGATCTGACAATCGGTGTCATCGGGCCGCACGAGGTTGTCGAACGCGTCATGTTGATGGGCCCGGGGTCGACCGGTCCCCTGAACGCCAGACTCATCGCAGCCGCCTATCGGGATGAGCAGGAAGCCACCGACAAGGTGCTCCGGCTGGGGGCGGCCATCGACGCGTACCTGTTCGCGAGTCCCGTTCCGTACGAGTTCGCCCGGAAAGCCGGCGTGCTGACGATGCCGGCCACCTACGTCCCGCTCAGCGGGGCGAGTCTGCACGAGGCCCTGCTGCACGCCACCCTGGACGAGCGCTTCGACCCGACCCGGGCCAGTCTGGACGTACTCAGCCGCGCCGACGTGGTCGAGGCGTACTCCGAGGTGGACCTGCCGGTGGACGGCCTCCACGTCCACGAGGAGCTGGCCGGGACCGCCACGCTCACGGCCTTCCACGAGGGGCTGTGGCGGCGCAAGATCACCAAGATGGCCATCACCTGTGTGCGGGGTGTCGCCGAGCGGCTGGACGCCATCGGCGTGCCCAACCTGCGGCTGCGCCCCACCACGGCGGGGGTGCGCAGTGCGTTGCAGACCGCGGGCCTGCTGGGCGCCCACCACCGCCTGGAGGAGGCCCAGCTCGGCGTGGTGATCGTGGACGTGCCCACACTGCGTGACTCCAGCCGCCGCTCCACGCCCCGCTACTGGCGGGACGAACTGCGGCTGTCGCTGCACCGGCTGCTGATGCAGGAGGCGCACCGGATCAACGCCACCGCCCACCAGGTGGACGACCACACCTTCATGATCACCGCGACCCGGGGGTCGCTGGTGACGGCCACCGAGGGGTTCCGCAAACCGCCGTTCGTGGAGCGGGCCAAGGCCGAACTGGGCATCGCCATCGAGGTCGGCATCGGCATGGGCCGCACCACCCAGGACGCCGAGACGCACGCCAGGGCGGCGCTGAATCGCGCACAGGCGACCCGGCAGAGCTTCGCGGTGGACCGGGAGGGCCGCTCGCTGGTGCCCGCCCAGCGTGCCCCACAGCGCCAGACGGGGGAGCCGCTGCGCTCCAAGGGCCGCGAGACCCTCATGCGGCTGTCGGAGAAGATCGCCGAGGAGGACGCGCCCCTGGTGGTCGACGCCGAGAGCGCGGGCCGGATGCTGGGGGTGACCCCGCGCACGGCCCGGCGGCTGCTGCGCACCCTGGTGGAGGAGGGCCTGGCCTGGCCGCTCCCGCCCAACCGCACCCTGCAGCCGGGCCGTCCCCGCCAGCTGTACCGGCTCATCGTGGAGAAGCTGGACAAGGACAAGGCGGACAACAACAAGTAGCCCGTCGAGGGGCCGGGACCGCAGCCCGGCCCCTCGGCGTCTCCGCTCAGTGCCGTCGCGGGTGGGCGCGGGCCACCGCCAGGAAGGCGTCGTTGTCCTCGGGCAGTCCGATGCTGACCCGGGCGCCCTCCCCCGCGAAGGGGCGGACCGTGACACCGGCCCGTTCGCAGGCGGCGGCGAAGTCGAGGGTGTCCTCGCCGAGCCTCAGCCAGACGAAGTTGGCCTCGGTTTCGGGAACGGTCCAGCCGTCGGCGAGCAGCGCGTCGCGGACCCGCTCCCGCTCCTTGACGGTGGCGTCGACCCGTTCCAGCAGTTCCTGTTCGGCGTCCAGGGAGGCCACCGCCGCCGCCTGGGCGAGGTGGTTGACCGCGAAGGGCACCATCGTCTTGCGCACGGCCTCGGCCACGTGGGGGTGGGCGACGAGGAAGCCCACGCGCAGCGCGGCCAGTCCGTAGGCCTTGGAAAAGGTGCGCAGCACGGCGACGTTGGGGCGGTCCCGGTACAGCCGCATCCCGTCGGGCACCTGCGGGGCGCGGACGTACTCGCGGTAGGCCTCGTCCAGGACCACCAGCACGTGGTCGGGGACGGCGTCGAGGAACGCGGCGAGTTCTGCCTCGCGCACCGCCGTGCCGGTGGGGTTGTTCGGGTTGCACACGAACAGCATGCGGGTGCGGTCGGTGACGGCGGCGGCGAGCGCGTCCAGGTCGTGGCTCTCCGCGCGCAGCGGCACCTGCACGGAGGCGGCCCCCGACAGGCCGACCAGCAGCGGGTAGGCCTCGAACGAGCGCCACGCGTAGACCACCTCCGCCCCTGGTTCCGCGACGGCCTCCAGCAGCTGCTGGAGGAGGCCCACCGACCCCGCGCCCAGCGCCACGTGCTCCGCGGGAACCTCGAAGCGGCGGGCGAGGGCGGCCGTCAAGGCGGCCGCCGCGGGGTCGGGGTAGCGGTTGAGGTCCGCCGCCGCGTCCGCGACGGCCCGGCGCACCGAGGGCAGCGGGCCGAAGGGGCTTTCGTTGGAGGAGAGCTTGGCCGACCTCCCGTCCGGCCCGACGACCTTGCGTCCGGGCCGGTAGGGCGGGACCGAGTCGAGTACCGACCGGAGGTACGAGGTTTTCCGCTCCGACACCGTCATCCTTCCCTGATACTTTGTGCAATCATCTGATTACTTCTCGGAGTCGGAGTTCGCTTTCCCCTGAGGGAGCACCACCCCTTCGTCCACCGAGAAAACCGCGCGGGCGCCCGCAGCCGGGGCCGCACACCCCGTCCCCGCGGCCGCCGCCCTTCACCGCCTCCGGGCACAACACCACCAGAGAACAGGAACCACGTCTCATGAATTCTCCCAAGAAGCTGCGCACGACCGCCGCCGCGTCCCTGGGGGCCGCAGCACTGGCCTGGGTGCTGGCGGGCTGCGGAAGCGACTCCGGGACCGCCTCCGAGGACGCGGGCCGCTCGGCCGACGGGTCCCCGGAGGAGGTCGCGGCGCGACTGCACGAGGCCCAGTTGAGCGGGTTCCAGGGGCTCGAACGCGTGGAGGAGGAGAGCCGCACCGGTGTCTACAGCCGACTCGACGTGGTGCGCGAGGCGGCGGAGAAGCGCGAGGCGCTGGTCC
This window encodes:
- the cutA gene encoding divalent-cation tolerance protein CutA; this translates as MTHIESGVGHVRVEVTAGSSEEARALADAAVDARLAACAQISGPITSVYRWEGSIHADEEWRIVFKTADDRLAELTALLVDRHSYEVPEIVAVPVEGGNPEYLAWVTESTRPRP
- the pyrE gene encoding orotate phosphoribosyltransferase — its product is MSDRDDLLRQINDKAVVHGRVILSSGAEADYYVDLRRVTLDGQSAPLVGRVMLEATADLDYEAVGGLTLGADPVATAMLHAAAARGRRLDAFVVRKEGKAHGLQRRIEGPDVRGRRVLAVEDTSTTGGSVLTAVTALREAGAEVVGVAVIVDRGARDRIVGEGLPYRAAYTLDDLDV
- the purD gene encoding phosphoribosylamine--glycine ligase; the encoded protein is MKALVIGGGGREHALVRALSLDPGVTSLHCAPGNPGTSELAENHVINATDGLAVTELAARIGAELVVIGPEAPLVAGVADELRRRGIPVFGPDREAARIEGSKAFAKEVMAAAGVPTAEARVCRTASQVSEALDLFGPPYVVKDDGLAAGKGVVVTEDRALAERHAQECGRVVIEEYLDGPEVSLFALSDGRNTVPLLPAQDFKRAHDGDRGPNTGGMGAYAPLPWAPSGLVDEVMETVVRPTVAELARRGTPYQGLLYAGLALTSRGVRVVEFNARFGDPETQVVLDRLATPLGALLQATDTGNLGGVSALEWRPGAAVTVVVAAEGYPADPVKGDLVGGLAEANAVEGAYVLHAGTAWQGVSDVRSNGGRVLSVVGSGADLAEARRRAYEAVSRIELRGSFHRTDIAEKAALGQL
- a CDS encoding DUF3151 domain-containing protein; this encodes MELKQNLLGGPPPTELPDLPEAREALAAGTDPAEVAARFPEYSAAWAALAERAYEAGEDIAAYAYARTGYHRGLDQLRRNGWKGHGPIPWEHEPNRGFLRSLYYLGKAAEAIEETEEAQRCAAFLRDSSETAARELQG
- the purB gene encoding adenylosuccinate lyase; the encoded protein is MIERYTLPEMGRVFSDAHKYELWCQVETLVMEAHAAAGTIPADAVEPVRQAPPPTPERVAEIEAVTQHDVIAFLTAWADNTEPREAAKWVHFGMTSSDLLDTALAAQLVEATDVLLAKADELVAVLRDHALEHRETLRVGRTHGIHAEPDVWGHRVADFAFGMARSRDRLRRAREAVGVMAISGPVGTYSNIDPRVEDYVAEKLGLRPADVSTQVVLRDGISEWVSALAVVATVCEAIALEVRHGQRTEVRELWEPFGKGQKGSSAMPHKKNPILSERICGMARIVRAQIVPVMEGIPLWHERDISHSSTERIALPDAAIATDYLLHLTTRLVRGLVVDTERMRYNLDSTNGLIYSSTVVSELIETGLSREDVYALVQSAAMRTWETGVAFRQSLRERAAESGVELDEARLDEVCRPERFVRRLDRVFDRLKNLS
- the fbaA gene encoding class II fructose-bisphosphate aldolase; the encoded protein is MPIATPEVYAEMLSRAKAQGFAYPAINVTSSQTLHAALRGFAEAESDGIVQISTGGAEFLSGTTVKDMVTGAVAFAEYARVVADKYPVNIALHTDHCPKEKLDSFVRPLLQISKERVARGQEPLFQSHMWDGSAVELEENLQIAEELLAASKEARTILEIEVGVVGGEEDGIVGEFNEKLYTTPGDGLRTAEVLGLGEKGYYIAALTFGNVHGVYKPGFVKLRPSVLKDIQEAVGAKYGKEKPFDLVFHGGSGSSVEEIHEAISYGVVKMNIDTDTQYAFTRPIVDHIMKNYDGVLKVDGDVGNKKAYDPRSYGKAAEAGMAARVVEAAQQLKSAGTRMK
- a CDS encoding adenylosuccinate synthase, which codes for MPAITLVGAQWGDEGKGKATDLVGDRVDYVVRYQGGNNAGHTVVIGDQKYALHLLPSGILSPGVVPVIANGVVIDPAVLFEELDGLIARGVDVSRLLISANAHLIMPYHRALDKVSERFLGKGRIGTTGRGIGPTYADKTSRAGVRVQDMFDAKILRKKLELALNDKNQILTKVYNRRGLDVERILDEYLGYAEKIRPYVADTALVLNRALDEGKTVFLEGSQGTLLDIDHGTYPFVTSSSPTAGGACAGSGIGPTRITKVIGILKSYTTRVGSGPFPTELEDEWGEWLRTQGHEYGVTTGRNRRCGWFDAPIARYAARINGITDFFLTKLDVLSGLERIPVCVAYDIDGVRHDELPMTQTEFHHAKPVYEYLDGWDEDITGARSFDELPKNAQAYVRALEEMSGAPISAIGVGPGRDQTLELRPLV
- a CDS encoding DUF4115 domain-containing protein, which produces MGRHRNDPRGIGQALAIAGAIALLVILIVLGGYFFYRSLPGNSDVLVPSESGSLAEPSQPAAEEQKVLHIRVVGESSDVLVRVPGGEVLIDTTMTRGEYVSYDKPRMDVTLGTPSAVEVHVNGEPKDVSGEEPGYTFTAEAD